In Streptomyces rapamycinicus NRRL 5491, the genomic stretch CGCCGAAGTGATTCGCCATTCGCTGCCAGAAGTCCGTCAACCGCATGCGCCCAGTATCGCGCTCCCGGGGTGCACCGGTGCGTGAGCCCCCTACCGACGGTGCCTTCCGGCCTACGGTCTGTCCATGGATCGATCCGCAAGTCTCCCCTCCTCGCCGTCGTCGTCCCCCTTGCCCACGCCCGGGCCCGCCGAGCCGGCCCGGCCGGCCGGATCCTCGGCGCTCGCCCGCGCCGAGCGGTTCGTCTGGCTGTCCGCCCGGGTGCTGGAGCAGCGCAGATTCGCGTACCACTTCCTGGGCGACGGCGCCGAGGCGGTCGAGACCGCGCTGACCGCGTACCTGGGGACCGACGGGGGCTACGGCCATGCGCTGGATCCGGATCTGCGCGGCCCGGTGAGCCAGCCGCCGCACGCCGTGCACGCCTTACGGGTGCTCGACGGGATCGGGCGGTGCGGCGGGCAGCGGGTGGAGCGCCTGTGCCGCTATCTGACGTCCGTGTCCACCCCGGACGGCGCGCTGCCCGTCTGCCACCCTTCGCCGCACGGCTATCCGGCGGCCCCCTGGGTCCCGTCGGCGGACGATCCGCGCGGTGATCTGCTGACCACCGGGCCGGTGGTGGGGCTGCTGCACCGCAACGAGGTGTGGCATGCGTGGCTCTTCCGGGCCACGGACTTCTGCTGGGCGGCGGTCACCGCCCTGGGGGAGGGCGGCGCGGCGGTGCGTCCGTACGAGGTCGCCGCCGCCGTCGCCTTCCTCGACGGGGTGCCGGACCGGGCCCGCGCCGAGGCGGTGGCCGAGCGGCTCGGCCGCCGGGTGCGGGAGGAGCGGCTGATCGTGCCGCCCCCGGCCGCCGAGCCCGCCGAGGACCGCCCCCTGGCGCCGGGGTCCTGTGAGCCCCTCCAGGTGCACGACATCGCCCGTACGCCCGGCTCGCCGGCGCGCCGGTGGTTCACCGACGCCGAGGTGGAGCGGTCCCTGGACGCTCTCGTGGCCGCACAGCAGGAGGACGGGGGCTGGCCGCCGCACCGGCGTGCCTGGACGCCGGGGGCCACGCTGGAGTGGCGGTCGGTGGCGACCATCGAGGCGCTGCTGACGCTGCGGGCCTACGGGCGGCGGATCTGAGCGCGGGCGTCCGGAGCGGTCACAGGGCCCGGACGCCGGCCGTGACGGCGACGGCCACGGCGACCACCACCAGGAAGGGGGCGCGGAGCACCAGCGCGAGCGCCGCCGCTCCCAGCCCGGCCGCCCGCGCGTCCAGGAGGAGGTGCCGGCCGTCGCTGAAGGTCTGCTGGGCGGTGAGCGCGGCCAGCAGGGCCACGGGCAGCAGTGCGGCCAGACGCCTGACGAGCGGGCGCTCCAGGACTCCGGCGGGCACCGAGAGACCCAGCAGCTTGACCAGGTAGCAGCCCGCCGCGGTGACGCCGATGGCGATCCAGGTGGTCATCGGCGCTCACCCGGCTCCGCGCCGCGTGCCATGCGCCCGTGCACCGTAAGGACGACGGGAGCGGCGAGCGCCGCCACCAGGACCGGGACCCCGGCGGGCAGGACCGGCTGGCACAGCAGCACCAGCAGGACGCCGAGACCGGCCACGGCCCGTTCGACGGTGCCGCTGAGCATGGGGGCCAGCAGGGCGAGGAAGACGGCGGGCCCGGCGGCGTCCAGGCCCCAGGCGTCGGTGTCGCCGAGCGCGGACGCCCCCAGGGCGCCGATCAGCGTGGTGAGGTTCCACAGGACGTACAGGGTCAGCCCGGTGACGGTGAAGCCGATGCGCGCGGTGCGCCGGTCGGGCTGGGCGAGGGCGACGGCCGAGGTCTCGTCGATGACCCATTGGGCCGCCAGGGGGCGCACCGCGCGCGGCAGTCCGAGGAGTCCGGACAGCCGCAGCCCGTAGAAGGCGTTGCGCACTCCTAGGAAGAACGCCCCGGCGGCGGCGGTGAACGGATTGCCGCCCGCCGCCAGCGCGCCCACGAGGGCGAACTGTGACGCCCCGGTGAAGACCAGCAGGCTGAGCGCGCAGGTCTGCAGCAGGCCGAGCCCGGCGCCCGCCGACGTCACCCCGAAGGCGAAGCCGGAGAGCCCGACCGCGACACCGACGCCCAGGGCGTCGCGGACGACGGCCGAGTCCGCCGGGGGCTCGGCGGGGTCGGTTCGTATCTCTATCTGTTCTGACACAGCGCGCACGTTAGAAGGGCACTTCGGCTCCGGTCTTGTACGTTCTTGCGCGCTCGCGCCGGTAGGCGCCCGGTGGCACCCCCACGATCCGGGTGAAGTGACGGTTCAGGTGGGACTGGTCGGTGAAACCGACGGCGACGGCCGCCTCGGCGGGCGCGCTCCCGGCGTCCAGCAGCCGCCGGGCCCGGCGGACCCGCGCGTCGGTGAGCCAGGTGTGCGGCGGCATCCCGTAGACCGCGCGGAAGGCACGCAGGAGGGCGAAGGGACCGGTGCCCAGCTCGGCCGCCAGCCGCTCCAGGGACGGCGGGTCCGCAATCCGCTCCTGGAGGATCGCGCGGGCGCGCGCCGCCGTCCGGGCTCCCGCGGTGCGCGCCGTGCGCTCGGGGAGCGGGCCGCCGTGGTCGCGCAGCAGCCGGGCCAGCGCGACGCGCAGCAGGCTGTCGGCGGCGAGCGCGTTGCCCTCCTCGGCGGCCCGGTGCACCGCGGTGACCAGCCGCGCCCCCTGGGGATCGTCGACGGTGGGGATCCGGAACCCGGCCGTGCCCCGGAGCGTGGTCGTCTCGGCGGCGATGCCGGCGACCAGGTCCGCGGCCGGGTACAGCACGCTGTACGCCCACCCCTCGGGCGCCCCCGCCCGTCCGGTGTGCGGCACCTCCGGGTTGATGAGCGCGAGCCCGCCGGGCCCGGTGCGCTCGATGGCGCCGCGGTGGTGGAACTCCTCGACGCCCTCGGTGATCGCGGCGATCACGAAGGTCTCGTGGGTGTGCCAGACGAAGGTCTTGTGGATGTAGCGGGCACGCAGCAGATCGACGCCCGGAAGCTGGGGGTACCGCCAGTGCCGCGCGCTCTCCCGGTTGGCCATGGCACCATTGTGCGCCCCGCCCGGGCCCCCTCTGACCTGCGGCTCCGTCCATTGTCAGTGGTGCGGTGCACGATGGAGGGCATGGCAGGCTCGGCGCTCGACGGATTCTCCCCGGCCACCCGCGGATGGTTCACGGGTGCCTTCACCGCGCCCACGCCCGCGCAGGAGGGCGCGTGGCGGGCGATCGGCGCGGGCTCGGACGTCCTGGTCGTCGCCCCCACCGGCTCGGGCAAGACCCTGGCCGCCTTTCTGGCGGCCCTGGACAGGCTGGCCGGTGAGCCGCCGCCCGCCGAGACGAAGAAGCGCTGCCGGGTGCTCTATGTCTCCCCGCTGAAGGCCCTGGCGGTGGACGTCGAGCGCAATCTGCGCAGCCCGCTGACCGGTATCCGCCAGGAGGCGGTGCGGCTGGGCATGCCCGAGCCGGAGATCCGGGTGGGCACCCGCTCGGGCGACACCCCGGCCGCCGAGCGCCGCGCTCTGGCCACCCGCCCGCCGGACATCCTCATCACCACCCCCGAATCGCTGTTCCTGATGCTCACCTCCGCCACCAGGGAGGCGCTGCGCGGGGTGGAGACCGTGATCCTGGACGAGGTCCACGCCGTCGCGGGCACGAAGCGGGGCGCCCATCTCGCGCTGTCCCTGGAGCGCCTGGACGAGCTGCTCGAGCGCCCCGCCCGGCGCATCGGCCTGTCCGCGACCGTACGGCCGGTGGACGAGGTGGCGCGGTTCCTGTCGCCGCGGCGCAAGGTGGAGATCGTCCAGCCCCCGTCGGGCAAGGAGTTCGACCTGTCGGTGGTCGTGCCCGTGGAGGACCTGGGCGAGCTGGGCGGCGCCCCCGCCCAGGAGGGCGAGGCGGGCGAGCGGCCGTCGATCTGGCCCCATGTCGAGGAGCGGATCACCGATCTGGTCCAGGCCCACCGCTCCACCATCGTCTTCGCCAACTCCCGCCGGCTGGCCGAGCGGCTGTGCAACCGGCTGAACGAGATCGCCTACGAGCGGGCCACCGGTGAGGCCCTGCCCGAGGACCACTCCCCCGCCGAGGTGATGGCCGAGGCCGGTGCGGCCCGTGGCGCGCCCGCGCTGCTGGCCCGCGCGCACCACGGCTCGGTGTCCAAGGAGCAGCGGGCACTGGTCGAGGAGGACCTCAAGGCGGGCCGGCTGCCCGCCGTCGTCGCCACCTCCAGCCTCGAGCTCGGCATCGACATGGGCGCCGTCGACCTGGTCGTCCAGGTCGAGTCGCCGCCCTCGGTGGCCTCCGGGCTGCAGCGGGTGGGCCGGGCCGGCCACCAGGTGGGCGCGGTCTCCACCGGCGTCGTCTTCCCCAAGTACCGCGGCGACCTGGTGCAGGCCGCGGTGGTCACCGAGCGGATGCGCGAGGGCGCCATCGAGTCGCTGCGGGTGCCCGCCAACCCGCTGGACGTGCTCGCCCAGCAGCTGATCGCCATGACCGCCATGGACACCTGGGACGTGGACGAGCTGCTGGCCCTGATCCGCCGCGCCGCGCCGTTCGCCTCGCTCCCGGAGTCGGCGTACACCTCGGTCCTCGACATGCTCGCCGGCCGCTACCCCTCCGACGCCTTCGCGGAGCTGCGGCCGCGCCTGGTGTGGGACCGCGTCGCCCATACGGTCACCGGCCGCCCGGGGGCGCAGCGGCTCGCGGTGACCTCCGGCGGCACCATCCCCGACCGCGGGCTCTTCGGCGTCTTCCTGGCGGGCGCCGACCCCAAGAAGGGCGGCGGCAGGGTCGGGGAGCTCGACGAGGAGATGGTCTACGAGTCGCGAGTGGGCGATGTGTTCACCCTGGGCACCACCTCATGGCGGATCGAGGACATCACCCGCGACCGGGTCCTGGTCTCTCCCGCCCCCGGCGTCCCCGGTCGGCTGCCCTTCTGGAAGGGCGACCAGCTCGGCCGCCCCCTGGAGCTGGGCCGCGCCCTGGGCGCGTTCCTGCGCGAGGTGGGCGCGCTGCGGCCGGAGGACGCCCGTCTGCGGCTGCTGGCCGCCGGTCTGGACGCCTGGGCCGCCGAGAACGTCATCGGGTATCTGGACGAGCAGCGCCGCGCCTGCGGGCATGTGCCGGACGACCGCACGATCGTGGTGGAGCGGTTCCGCGACGAGCTGGGCGACTGGCGCGTGGTGGTCCACTCCCCCTTCGGCGCGCAGGTCCACGCCCCCTGGGCGCTCGCCCTGGGCTCCCGCCTCTCCGAGCGGTACGGCATCGACGCCCAGGTCATGCACGCCGACGACGGCATCGTGCTGCGGCTGCCCGACGCCGATCTCATGGGCCTCGACCTCCTCGACGCGGACCCGATGCGCCAGGGCGTGGAGTACGACACCGAGCAGTCCCCGGTGGGCGCCGCCGATGTCGCGTTCGACAAGGGCGAGATCAACCAGATCGTCACCGACCAGGTCGGCGGTTCCGCGCTGTTCGCCTCGCGGTTCCGCGAATGCGCCGCCCGCGCCCTGCTGCTGCCCCGCCGCGACCCCGGCAAGCGCACCCCGCTGTGGCAGCAGCGCCAGCGCGCCGCGCAGCTCCTCCAGGTGGCGAGCGAGTTCGGTTCCTTCCCGATCGTCCTCGAAGCGGTCCGCGAATGTCTCCAGGACGTCTTCGACGTCCCCGGCCTCACCGAGCTGATGGGCGACATCGAGGCCCGCCGGGTCCGGCTGGTGGAGGTGACCACCCCCGAGCCGTCCCCCTTCGCCCGCTCGCTGCTCTTCGGCTATGTGGCGCAGTTCCTCTACGAGGGCGACTCCCCGCTCGCCGAGCGCCGCGCCGCCGCGCTCTCCCTGGACTCGCGGCTGCTGGCCGAGCTCCTGGGCCAGGCCGAGCTGCGCGAGCTGCTCGACGCCGACGTCCTGGCCGAGCTGGAGCAGGAGCTCCAATGGCTCACCGAGGACCGCCGGATCAAGGACGCCGAGGGCGTCGCCGACGCCCTGCGGGTGCTCGGCCCGCTCACCGCCGCCGAGCTGGCCGGGCGCGGTGCCGAGCCCGGGTGGGCCGAGGACCTGGCCGGGGCCCGGCGTGCCATCCGCGTCCGGATCGCGGGCGAGGATTACTGGGCCGCGGTGGAGGACGCCGGGCGGCTGCGGGACGCGCTCGGCACGGCTCTGCCGGTGGGCGTCCCCGAGGCGTTCACCGAGCCGGTCAAGGACCCCCTCGGCGATCTCCTGGCCCGCTACGCCCGCACCCACGGCCCGTTCACCTCCGCCCAGGCCGCCGCCCGCTTCGGCCTCGGCGCGGCCGTCACCGAGGGCGCCCTGCACCGGCTCGCCGCGAGCGGCCGCGTCGTCCAGGGTGAATTTCACCCGTCGGGGCTCGGCCAGGAGTGGTGCGACGCGGCGGTGCTGCGCCGGCTGCGGCGCCGTTCGCTGGCCTCGCTGCGACATGAGCTGGAACCCGTGCCGCCCTCTGCGCTCGCCGCCTTCCTCCCGCAGTGGCAGCATCTGGGCACCCACAGCCTGCGCGGTATCGACGGGCTGGTGCGCGCGGTCGAGCAGCTCCAGGGCGCGCCCGTCCCCGCCTCCGCCCTGGAGAAGCTGGTCCTGCCGTCCCGGGTGAGCGACTACACCCCCACGATGCTCGACGAGCTCAGCACCTCCGGGGAGGTCGTCTGGGCCGGTGCGGGAGCGCTGCCGGGCAAGGACGGCTGGGTCACCCTGCACCTGGCCGACACCGCCCCGCTGCTGCTGCACACCCCGCACCCGCTCGAAGCGGGCCCGCTCCACCAGGCCGTCCTCGACTCCCTGGCAGGGGGGTACGGGCTGTTCTTCCGCCAGATCGCCGAGCAGGCCCGCGCCGCCGGCCACGAGTTCCTGGATCCCGAGCTCGCCGAGGCCCTGTGGGACCTGGTCTGGGCGGGCCGGGTCACCGGTGACACCCTCGCCCCGCTGCGTTCCCTGCTGGGCTCGGGCCGTACGGCGGGCTCCACCGCCCACCGCGCCAAGCGCACGGTCCCCCGGGGGCGCTATGGCGGCCTTACCGGCCGCACCGGCCGGCCCACGGCGTCGCGCAACGGGCCGCCCACGGTCGCCGGACGATGGTCCCTGCTGCCGGAGCGCGAACCCGAGCCCACCCACCGCGCCCATGCCCTGGCGCGCACCCTGCTCGACCGGCACGGCGTGGTCACCCGCGGGGCGGTCGCCGCCGAGGGGGTCGAGGGCGGCTTCTCCGCCGCCTACCGCGTGCTGTCCGCGTTCGAGGAGTCCGGCCAGGCGCGCCGCGGCTATGTGATCGAGGGGCTCGGCGCCGCCCAGTTCGCGATGGACGGCGCGGTGGACCGGCTGCGCGCGGTCAGCACGGCCCGCGACCGCGCGGCGGCCCCCGCCTTCGACGGACAGCGCGGGCAGTCCCGGCGTGCCTTCGTGCTCGCCTCGGCCGACCCCGCCAACGCCTACGGCGCCGCTCTCCCCTGGCCCGACCCGCCCGCGGACGCGGGCCACCGGCCGGGCCGTAAGGCGGGAGCGATGGTGGTGCTCGTCGACGGGGAGCTGACGCTCTACATGGAGCGGGGCGGCAAGACCCTGCTCGCCTGGCCCTCGGGCGAGGCCGAGGCCGCCTCCCCGGAGGACGACGCCAGGCTGTGGACGGCGGTGGAGGCACTGGCCGGGTCCGCCCGCGCGGGTGCGCTCGGCTCGGTCACCGTCGAGCGCGTCAACGGCGCCCAGGCGCTCTCGTCCCCGATCGGCAAGCTCCTGGAATCGGCGGGCTTCCATCCGACCCCACGGGGTCTCCGCCTGCGCCCTTGATCAACACCCGCCGTCCGCACCTCTGATCGACAGCCGCCATCCGCGCCCCTGAACAACGGCCTCCACCCGCTGAACAATGACCTCCGCCCGCGCCCCTGATCACCTGGTGCTCCGCCTGCCCTCGCCCACCGGCATCATGGATGGCATGCCCGAAGGAGACACCGTCTGGCAGACCGCGCAGCGCCTGCACCAGGCCCTCGCGGGGTCCCCGCTCATCCGCGGCGACCTGCGCGTCCCCCGTCTGGCGACCGCCGACCTCACCGGCCGCCAAGTCTTCGAGGTCGTCCCGCGCGGCAAGCATCTGCTGACCCGTCTCGAGGGCGGGCTGACCCTCCACTCCCATCTGCGGATGGACGGCTCCTGGCAGGTGTACGGGCCGGACGAACGCTGGCGCGGCGGCCCGCACCACCAGATCCGGGCCATCCTCGCCAACGCCGCCCACACCGCCGTCGGCTACCGCCTGCCCGTCCTGGAACTGCTCCGCACCGGCGACGAGAACCGTGTCGTCGGCCATCTGGGCCCCGATCTCCTCGGCCCCGACTGGGACCCGGACGAGGCGCTGCGCCGACTGCTCGCCGCTCCCTCCCGGCCCCTGGGCGAAGCGCTGCTCGACCAGCGGAACCTTGCCGGGATCGGCAATGTCTACAAATCCGAGCTGTGCTTCCTGCTGCGCGTGTCACCCTGGCTGCCGATCGGCGAGATGCCCTCCCCCGAGCGCCTGGTGGCCCACGCCAAGAAGCTCCTGGAGGCCAACAGGAACCGGCGTGCCCGGGTCACCACGGCCGAGTCGCGCCGCGACCGCCGGCTGTGGGTGTACGGGCGCCCGGGGCGGCCCTGTCTGCGCTGCGGTACGCCGGTGCGCGCGGCCGACCAGGGGGACGCGG encodes the following:
- a CDS encoding AzlC family ABC transporter permease, whose translation is MRAVSEQIEIRTDPAEPPADSAVVRDALGVGVAVGLSGFAFGVTSAGAGLGLLQTCALSLLVFTGASQFALVGALAAGGNPFTAAAGAFFLGVRNAFYGLRLSGLLGLPRAVRPLAAQWVIDETSAVALAQPDRRTARIGFTVTGLTLYVLWNLTTLIGALGASALGDTDAWGLDAAGPAVFLALLAPMLSGTVERAVAGLGVLLVLLCQPVLPAGVPVLVAALAAPVVLTVHGRMARGAEPGERR
- a CDS encoding AraC family transcriptional regulator; protein product: MANRESARHWRYPQLPGVDLLRARYIHKTFVWHTHETFVIAAITEGVEEFHHRGAIERTGPGGLALINPEVPHTGRAGAPEGWAYSVLYPAADLVAGIAAETTTLRGTAGFRIPTVDDPQGARLVTAVHRAAEEGNALAADSLLRVALARLLRDHGGPLPERTARTAGARTAARARAILQERIADPPSLERLAAELGTGPFALLRAFRAVYGMPPHTWLTDARVRRARRLLDAGSAPAEAAVAVGFTDQSHLNRHFTRIVGVPPGAYRRERARTYKTGAEVPF
- a CDS encoding Fpg/Nei family DNA glycosylase, translating into MPEGDTVWQTAQRLHQALAGSPLIRGDLRVPRLATADLTGRQVFEVVPRGKHLLTRLEGGLTLHSHLRMDGSWQVYGPDERWRGGPHHQIRAILANAAHTAVGYRLPVLELLRTGDENRVVGHLGPDLLGPDWDPDEALRRLLAAPSRPLGEALLDQRNLAGIGNVYKSELCFLLRVSPWLPIGEMPSPERLVAHAKKLLEANRNRRARVTTAESRRDRRLWVYGRPGRPCLRCGTPVRAADQGDAGQERSTFWCPSCQAGPQGPVPS
- a CDS encoding AzlD domain-containing protein, producing the protein MTTWIAIGVTAAGCYLVKLLGLSVPAGVLERPLVRRLAALLPVALLAALTAQQTFSDGRHLLLDARAAGLGAAALALVLRAPFLVVVAVAVAVTAGVRAL
- a CDS encoding ATP-dependent helicase, which produces MAGSALDGFSPATRGWFTGAFTAPTPAQEGAWRAIGAGSDVLVVAPTGSGKTLAAFLAALDRLAGEPPPAETKKRCRVLYVSPLKALAVDVERNLRSPLTGIRQEAVRLGMPEPEIRVGTRSGDTPAAERRALATRPPDILITTPESLFLMLTSATREALRGVETVILDEVHAVAGTKRGAHLALSLERLDELLERPARRIGLSATVRPVDEVARFLSPRRKVEIVQPPSGKEFDLSVVVPVEDLGELGGAPAQEGEAGERPSIWPHVEERITDLVQAHRSTIVFANSRRLAERLCNRLNEIAYERATGEALPEDHSPAEVMAEAGAARGAPALLARAHHGSVSKEQRALVEEDLKAGRLPAVVATSSLELGIDMGAVDLVVQVESPPSVASGLQRVGRAGHQVGAVSTGVVFPKYRGDLVQAAVVTERMREGAIESLRVPANPLDVLAQQLIAMTAMDTWDVDELLALIRRAAPFASLPESAYTSVLDMLAGRYPSDAFAELRPRLVWDRVAHTVTGRPGAQRLAVTSGGTIPDRGLFGVFLAGADPKKGGGRVGELDEEMVYESRVGDVFTLGTTSWRIEDITRDRVLVSPAPGVPGRLPFWKGDQLGRPLELGRALGAFLREVGALRPEDARLRLLAAGLDAWAAENVIGYLDEQRRACGHVPDDRTIVVERFRDELGDWRVVVHSPFGAQVHAPWALALGSRLSERYGIDAQVMHADDGIVLRLPDADLMGLDLLDADPMRQGVEYDTEQSPVGAADVAFDKGEINQIVTDQVGGSALFASRFRECAARALLLPRRDPGKRTPLWQQRQRAAQLLQVASEFGSFPIVLEAVRECLQDVFDVPGLTELMGDIEARRVRLVEVTTPEPSPFARSLLFGYVAQFLYEGDSPLAERRAAALSLDSRLLAELLGQAELRELLDADVLAELEQELQWLTEDRRIKDAEGVADALRVLGPLTAAELAGRGAEPGWAEDLAGARRAIRVRIAGEDYWAAVEDAGRLRDALGTALPVGVPEAFTEPVKDPLGDLLARYARTHGPFTSAQAAARFGLGAAVTEGALHRLAASGRVVQGEFHPSGLGQEWCDAAVLRRLRRRSLASLRHELEPVPPSALAAFLPQWQHLGTHSLRGIDGLVRAVEQLQGAPVPASALEKLVLPSRVSDYTPTMLDELSTSGEVVWAGAGALPGKDGWVTLHLADTAPLLLHTPHPLEAGPLHQAVLDSLAGGYGLFFRQIAEQARAAGHEFLDPELAEALWDLVWAGRVTGDTLAPLRSLLGSGRTAGSTAHRAKRTVPRGRYGGLTGRTGRPTASRNGPPTVAGRWSLLPEREPEPTHRAHALARTLLDRHGVVTRGAVAAEGVEGGFSAAYRVLSAFEESGQARRGYVIEGLGAAQFAMDGAVDRLRAVSTARDRAAAPAFDGQRGQSRRAFVLASADPANAYGAALPWPDPPADAGHRPGRKAGAMVVLVDGELTLYMERGGKTLLAWPSGEAEAASPEDDARLWTAVEALAGSARAGALGSVTVERVNGAQALSSPIGKLLESAGFHPTPRGLRLRP